A window of Clostridioides sp. ES-S-0010-02 genomic DNA:
TGGCAGTCTCTCTAGAGTGCCCAACTTAATGATGGCAACTAAAGACAAGGGTTGCGCTCGTTGCGGGACTTAACCCAACATCTCACGACACGAGCTGACGACAACCATGCACCACCTGTCACCAATGTCCCCGAAGGGAACTCTCCGATTAAGGAGATGTCATTGGGATGTCAAGCTTAGGTAAGGTTCTTCGCGTTGCTTCGAATTAAACCACATGCTCCGCTACTTGTGCGGGTCCCCGTCAATTCCTTTGAGTTTCACTCTTGCGAGCGTACTTCCCAGGCGGAGTACTTAATGCGTTAGCTGCGGCACCGAGGGGTAACCCCCGACACCTAGTACTCATCGTTTACAGCGTGGACTACCAGGGTATCTAATCCTGTTTGCTCCCCACGCTTTCGTGCCTCAGCGTCAGTTACAGTCCAGAGAGCCGCCTTCGCAACTGGTGTTCCTCCTAATATCTACGCATTTCACCGCTACACTAGGAATTCCACTCTCCTCTCCTGCACTCAAGTCTCCCAGTTTCAAGAGCTTACTACGGTTGAGCCGTAGCCTTTCACTCCTGACTTGAAAGACCGCCTACGCACCCTTTACGCCCAGTAAATCCGGATAACGCTAGCCCCTACGTATTACCGCGGCTGCTGGCACGTAGTTAGCCGGGGCTTCCTCCTCAAGTACCGTCATTATCTTCCTTGAGGACAGAGTTTTACGACCCGAAGGCCTTCATCACTCACGCGGCGTTGCTGCATCAGGCTTTCGCCCATTGTGCAATATTCCCCACTGCTGCCTCCCGTAGGAGTTTGGACCGTGTCTCAGTTCCAATGTGGCCGATCACCCTCTCAGGTCGGCTACTGATCGTCGCCTTGGTAAGCCGTTACCTTACCAACTAGCTAATCAGACGCGGGTCCATCCTGTACTGGCTCACCTTTGATATTCAAGAGATGCCTCTCAAATATGTTATCCCGTATTAGCATACCTTTCGGTATGTTATCCGTGTGTACAGGGTAGGTTACCCACGCGTTACTCACCCGTCCGCCGCTCTTTACCGAAGTAAATCGCTCAACTTGCATGTGTTAGGCACGCCGCCAGCGTTCATCCTGAGCCAGGATCAAACTCTCAAATAAAAGTTTATCAGGCTCAGATACTATTGTTATCTAAATATCTGGCTTTATGGTTTGTTTCTTGTTTATAAATTAACCTACTGTTTAATTTTCAAAGTTCTTTTGTCTTATTTTTGTGCTCCTTTTGGGCACTCATATATAATACCATCTATGTTATTCCAAGTCAACGCTTTTTTAACTTTTATTTTAATTATTTTTTTGTCAAAACAAAAATAGCTTATATTAGTGCATTTTTAAACACCTCAATACAAGCTATTTACATATTTAGACTTATTTTTATAATTATTTCAACTTAGATATTTCTGTATACCTATGTATATTGCCCATGCTATCTTTTCTTGATATGTTTCATCTGTCAAAAGTTTACATTCTTTTTCATTTGATAGAAAACCACATTCTATTAATACTGATGGAATATTATTTTCTTTCAAAAGGTATATGTCATCTCGTGGCTTAACTTCTCTGTTATTTGTTTTATCTACTACTCTTTTAAGTTCTTCTTGAATACACTTTGATAATTCCTTGCTATCTTGCTTATCTTTAGGATAAAATGTCTGAGCTCCATAGTATTTAGATTGTTCGAATGCATTTAGATGTATGGATACAAACATATTAGCATTGGAATTAGAGATTATTTCTTTTCTATTTTTCAAGTTCTCATTATATTTTTGTCTTGTTGTTTTATTATTTTCTTCTTTATAGAGGCTACTGTCATCTTCTCTAGTTAATATTACAAGACCTCCACTTGATTCTATAAGCTCTCTAAGCTTAAGTGTTATTGCTAAGTTGATATCTTTCTCAGATGTGCTCTTATCCTTGTTTAATGCGCCTGGGTCAATACCTCCATGACCAGCATCTAGAATTATTGTTTTATTTGTTATTGGCATATATTTAATAACATCTTCAGAAATATTTTTCACTTCAAATATTGATACTATTACTAGACATACCATAACAAAACTAAAAATTATATGTTTTATGTACTTTCTCACAACATCACCCTGTATATGTATACTTATAAAAACACTATAATATTCCAAATATTAGTACAAACATTTAAATTTCACTTTAGTATTTATCTATCTCTATTTTTTAATATTAATATATGATTACATAAGTATGCTATATTCACATATACTCTAAATTCCCATTTTTAATTAGTATCGTATAACAGGTATAATAAATTATGACAATTTACATTATGAATTATATTATTTAATAACCTAAATTCTATTACTTATAAAATGTAAAATTTTTAATTATATTTACTGTAAATTTCTTTATCCATTTCTCAATAGAACTATAATCTCAATAACTTTAACATATAATCTTTTATTACAATAAAAAGGATGTTTTTCAATAGAAAAACATCCTAATAAGATATCTTATTATTTTATTGTATATCAATCATTAACTTAAACCCAACATTTCAACATACTTCCATATTTTCTGGATAACAGAAAATAAAGGATTTTGCTTTTCCAAAAAAATAAATAATTATCTTTTTGAGAATTGTGGAGCTCTTCTTGCTGCTTTTAATCCGTATTTCTTTCTTTCCTTCATTCTAGCATCTCTAGTTAAGAAACCTTCTTTCTTTAAGGCAGGTCTTAAATCTAAATCAGCTTTTAATAAAGCTCTAGATATACCATGTCTTATAGCTCCAGCTTGTCCAGTGAATCCTCCACCTTCAACTTTTACTATAACATCATATTTATTTTCATTACCAGTTAAAACTAATGGTTGTTTAACATCTCTTATTAATGTTTCATAGTTAAAATAATTTTCTAATGCTCTTCCATTTACTAATATATTTCCTTCACCTGCAACTAGTCTTACTCTAGCAACAGAACTTTTTCTTCTTCCAGTTCCATAATATTGAACGTTAGCCATTATAAACTCCTCCTTTCACCTATTAATCTTATTTAAAGTTTAAAACTTCTGGATTTTGAGCTGCATGAGTGTGTTCAGCACCTGCAAATACTCTTAATCTAGTCATCATTCTACTTCTTAATTTGTTTTTAGGTAACATACCATTTACAGCATGTGCTATAACTTCTTCTGGTTTTTTATCCATCATATCTCTATAAGATATTTCTTTTAATCCACCTACATAACCAGTGTGGTATCTGTAATATTTTTGATCTAATTTTTTTCCACTTAAAACTACTTTTTCTGCATTTACTACAACAACAAAATCTCCACCATCAACGTGAGGAGTAAATGTTGGTTTATGTTTACCTCTCAATACTGTCGCAATTTCTGTTGCTATACGACCTAATGTTTTTCCTTCAGCATCAACTAAGTACCATTTTCTTTGTACATCAGCTGGCTTAGCTATATAACTTTTCATAACTGTCCCTCCTTAACTACTTTTCATAAAAATTTTTTACCGTTTATGTCAAGTCCGGGGCAAGTGGACTTATTAACACATTCTCATATATTTTAATACATGTAGCCTGGTGTGTCAAGTTAATAATGAACTTTTTTAAGAAATAATCCTTGTGCTGGAGCTGTATGTCCACATCTTGATCTGTTTTTAGATTCTATTATATCTAAAAATGATTCATTAATTCTACCACGTCCTATATCAACAAGTGTTCCAACAATAATTCTCACCATATTATATAAGAACCCATCTCCACTAATTTCTAAAGTAATCAAATCATCTGTTTTTTTTATATTTATATCATATATTGTTCGTATTGTATCTTTTACAGATGAACCAGAACTCATAAAACCTTTAAAATCATGTGTACCCAATAGACTTTTTGATTCTATACACATTTTTTCAAAATCAAGTTCATACTTTACTTGATATGATATGCTGTTAAGTATTGGGTGTCTAAACTTACTGTTATATATTAAATATTTATATGTTTTTCCTTTTGCACTATATCTTGAATGAAAGTCATCATTAACTTCACATGCTTCTATAACTGATATGTCTTTTGGTAATTTAGCATTTAGTGCCATTGGTACACTTTCTATACTTATACTTGAACTAATTTTAAAATTTGCAGTTTGTGCAAGAGCATGAACCCCTGAATCAGTTCTACCTGAGCCTATAAGTTTAACTTCTTCATTCATTATCTCATATATAGCCTTTTCAATTGTACCTTGTATCCCTAGAGAATCTGGTTGCTTCTGCCATCCACAATAATTTCTACCATCATATTGGATTGTAATCTTTATATTTCTCATATTTTACCTCACCTATATGCTTCTATTAAATCGCTATAAATCTAGTAGCTATGATTAATCCTAAATAAATAACTTGAAACACACATGCTATATAATCTGCTTTTACTATAACAGACTCCCTCATTTTTGTTCTATTGTGTCCACCTCTATAACATCTAGCTTCCATGGCCATAGCCAATTCATCAGCTCTTCTAAATGCACTAACAAATAGTGGAACTAAAAGAGGTACTAGATTTTTAGCTCTATTTATAAGATTTTTACTTTCAAAGTCTGCACCTCTAGACATTTGAGCCTTCATTATTTTATCTGTTTCGTCTAATAATGTAGGAATAAAGCGCAAAGCAATTGTCATCATCATTGCAAGCTCATGAACTGGTAAACCAATTTTCTTAAAGGGATTCAATAATCGCTCTATACCATCTGTCAATTCTATTGGTGAAGTTGTTAAAGTAAGTAATGATGTCCCAATTACTAAAAATATAAGTCTTATTGCCATAAAAATTGCTTGTCTCAAGCCTTGACTTGTTATTGTTAAAAATCCAAATGACCATATCTCATCACCTGGTAAGAAAAATATATTTATAATAAATGTAAATAAAATAATCCACTTAAGAGGTTTTACACCCTTAACAATATACTTAACAGGTATATTAGCTAACTTTATCATACCTAATAAACATAATAAAACTATCATATAAGGCCAAAATTTATTTACTACAAATATAGATACCATAAATACAATTGTTGCTACAAGTTTTATCCTTGGATCTAATTTATGAATAGCAGAACTTGTTGGGTAGTATTGCCCTATAGTTATATCTTTTAACATAATCCTCGCCCTCTCACAACTCTTAATATTTCCTGTTTTGCTTCTTCTAAAGTCAATATATCTTCACTAATGTCAAAACCTTGTTCTCTTAATTTCAATGCAAGTTCTAAAACCTGTGGAATATCTAAACCAATTTCTTTTAATTTAATAGCATTTGATTTAAATACATCTCTAGGAGTACCCATAAATTCTATTTTACCATGATTCATAACAATTAACGTTTGTGCCAACTTTGCCATATCATCCATACTATGTGATGACAATATTATAGTCATATTGTTTTTTTCATGTAAGTTTTTTATTAAATTAAAAATTTCATCTCTTCCACCAGGATCAAGACCTGCAGTTGGTTCATCTAATATAAGTACTTCTGGGTTCATTGCTATAACTCCAGCTATTGCAACTCTACGCTTTTGACCTCCTGATAATTCAAATGGAGATTTATCTTTAAATTCCTCATAGTCAAGTCCTACAGCTTCCATCGATGCTTTTACCCTATTATGTATCTCAGCCTCTTCTAAACCTAAATTAGCGGGTCCAAAAGCTATATCCTTATCAATTGTTTCTTCAAATAATTGATATTCTGGATATTGAAATACAACACCTACTCTTTTTCTTATCTCAGTTAAGTTTAAATTCTTATCTGTTATGTTAAAATCATTTATAAAAATCTCTCCTGAGGAAGGTTTTAATAATCCATTTAGATGTTGTATCAGTGTAGACTTTCCTGAACCTGTATGACCTATAAGTCCAACAAAATCTCTATCTTTAATCTCAAAAGATACATCATCAAGTGCTTTACTTGCAAAAGGCATCCCTTCATTATATATATGTGTTAAGTTCTTTACTATAATTGACATAATTCCATCACCATCTCATCCACAGTTAATATATCACTACTAATATTTATACCTTCTTCTATTAATAAACTAGACAACTCTGTCATACAAGGCACATCTAAACCGATTTCCTTTAACATCTCTATTTTACTAAATACTTCTTTAGGAGTCCCTTCTAAAAGTTTCTTACCTTTCTCCATAACGACAACTCTATCAGCTTCCACAGCTTCTTCCATAAAGTGAGTTATATGTAAAACAGTTATATTTTCTTCTTTATTAAGCCTTTTTATTGTTTTCATAACTTCTTTTCTTCCAGATGGGTCTAACATCGCTGTTGCTTCATCAAATATTATACACTTGGGTCTCATGGCAATTATGCCTGCTATTGCAACCCTCTGTTTTTGGCCACCTGATAACAAATGTGGTTGTCTACCTCTCAAATCATACATACCTACACTTTTTAAAGACTCTTCTACAATTCGTCTTATCTCTTTTGGCTCTATACCTAAGTTTTCAGGACCAAAAGCTACATCTTCTTCTACTATTGTGGCAACAATTTGATTATCTGGGTTTTGAAATACCATACCTGCTGTTTGCCTTATATCCCATAATCTTTCTTCTTCTTTGGTGTCCATTCCATCAATGAGAATATTTCCTTCTGTAGGCATAAGAATAGCATTTAAGTTTTTAGATAAAGTAGACTTGCCAGAACCATTATGTCCTATTATCGCAACAAATTCTCCCTTTTTAACATCTAAGCTTAAATTATCTATTGCTTTAAGTTTTGCTTCATCTGTAATATACTCAAATGAAATATTGTTTACTTTTATTATATTATCCATTAATTCATACTCCTTTTAGTAAGCAATAACTTATAAAAATCATTTTACACATTATTATATCACACCTTAGTCAAAAAAATAAAAAAAAGATTAAGCCATCAAGCCTAATCCTTTCCTTACTATACTAATTCTATAAAAGCCATTTCAGCAGCATCGCCTTTTCTTGGCCCTATTTTTATTATTCTAGTGTATCCACCATTTCTCTCAGCATATTTTGGAGCTAAATCTGTGAATAAGTTATTAACTACTGTTTCATCCATAACATAAGCTAAAACTTGTCTTCTAGCATGAAGATCTCCTCTTTTAGCAAGAGTTATCATCTTTTCAGCCATTCTACGAGTTTCTTTAGCTCTAGTTACTGTAGTTTCTATTCTTCCACTTCTTAGTAAACAAGTTACTAAGTTTCTTAACATAAGGTTTCTGTGAGCTGTTTCACGTCCTAATTTACGGTACTTAGCCATTCTTATCCCTCCTTTGCTCGCTATTCTTCACTTGGTTTTAATCCTAGCCCAAGTTCCTCTAGTTTTTGTATTACTTCTTCTAATGACTTTTTACCTAGGTTTCTAACCTTCATCATATCGTCTTCAGACTTATTAGCTAATTCTTCAACTGTATTAATTCCCGCTCTCTTTAAACAGTTGTATGATCTAACTGATAAATCTAATTCTTCTATAGTCATTTCAAGAACTTTTTCTTTTTGATCTTCTTCTTTTTCTACCATGATTTCAACACTACTTACATGTTCAGTTAAGTCTATAAATAGATTTAAATGCTCAACTAATACTTTTGCAGCTAATGATATACCTTCTTGAGGGTTTATACTACCATTAGTCCAAACTTCTAGTACTAATTTATCATAATCTGTTTTTTGACCAACTCTTGTGTTTTCTACATGATAACTAACTTTCTCAACAGGAGTATATATTGAATCCACAGGTAAAACACCTATTGGAACATTCTCTGTTTTATTTTCTTCAGCAGAAACATAACCTCTACCTTTATCTACAAATATTTCCATATTAAACTTGGCATTATCATCTAATGTAGCTATTGCTAAGTCTTTGCTTAATATTTCAACATCTGGAGGACAGATTATATCTGAACCTGTGATAGAGCATGGTCCTTGAGCCTCTATTTTAAGTGTTCTACTTCCTTCACCATCTATAGTTGCTGAAAGCTCTTTTAAAGTTAATATTATCTCTGTAACATCTTCTTTAACACCAGGTATTGTAGAGAATTCATGAAGAACTCCATCTATTTTTATAGCATTTACTGCTACACCTGGTAAAGATGATAATAATATTCTTCTTAGTGCGTTACCTATAGTTATTCCATATCCTCTTTCTAGAGGTTCTATAACAAACTTACCATATCTATAGTCTTCGCTAAGCTCAACTATATCTACTTTTGGCTTTTCTATTTCTATCATGGACAAAACCCTCCTTAAAATTCAGTAATCCACTGAGGGTAAACAAAATTTTAAAATAATTTTTAAAAGTGTGCTTATTATTTAGAGTAAAGTTCTATGATTAAGTGCTCTGCTATTTCAAGATCTATATCTTCTCTTGTTGGAACACCAACTACTTTTGCTGTCATTCCTTCTACATTAGCTTCTAACCATTTAGGAGCTATTCTTGAGTTAACTTCTACTAAATTTTTGAATTTTGCAGAAGATCTTGATTTTTCTTTAACTTCTATCACATCTCCAACTTTAACTGTTAATGAAGCTATATCTACTTTATTTCCATTTAAAGTGAAATGACCATGAGTTACTAATTGTCTAGCTTCTTTTCTAGAAGATGCTAGTCCCATTCTGTAAACTACATTGTCTAATCTTCTCTCTAATAAACTTAATAAATTCTCACCTGATTTTCCAGGCATGTTTTCAGCACGTTCGTATAAGTTTCTAAATTGAGTTTCTAAAACTCCATATATTCTTTTAACTTTTTGTTTTTCTCTTAATTGTAATCCATAGTTAGAAACTTTCTTTCTCCCTTGGCCATGTTGACCTGGAGCATAGTTTCTTTTAACTATAGCACATTTATCTGTATAACATCTATCACCTTTAAGGAATAATTTCATTCCCTCTCTACGGCATTGTCTACATGATGCACCTGTATATCTTGCCATTTATCTACACCTCCTATTTGTACTCTTATTAATTACACTCTTCTTCTCTTTGGTGGTCTACATCCGTTATGTGGGATTGGAGTAACATCTTTTATCATAGTTACTTCTAGTCCAGTTGCTTGTAAAGCTCTTATAGCAGCTTCTCTTCCTGAACCTGGCCCCTTTACGAATACCTCAACACTTTTTAATCCGTGTTCCATCGCAGCTTTTGCAGCTGTTTCAGCAGCCATTTGAGATGCAAATGGAGTTGATTTTCTTGACCCTTTGAATCCTAATTGTCCTGAACTTGCCCAAGATATAGCATTTCCATGAACGTCAGTTAAAGTTATTATTGTATTGTTGAAAGTTGACTGTATATGAGCATGACCACGTTCTATATTTTTACGTTCTCTTCTTCTAACACGTGTAACTTTCTTTTTTGGTTTAGCCATTTTCCTTTTCCCTCCTTCATCTAATTATTATTTAATTATTTTTTCTTTTTACGAGATACTGTTTTTCTAGGACCTTTTCTAGTTCTAGCATTAGTTTTAGTTCTTTGTCCTCTTAATGGAAGACCTTTACCATGTCTAATTCCTCTATAACATTTTATATCTCTTAATCTCTTTATGTTTAAAGCAATTTCTCTTCTTAAGTCACCTTCAACTAAGAAATCGTCATCTATAACTTTTCTTAACTCATTAACTTGATCTTCTGATAAATCTTTTATTCTTGTATCTGGATTTATCTCAGCTTTAGCTAATATTTCGTTAGCAGTTGCTTTACCTATACCATATATATAAGTTAAGCCTATCTCCGCTCTTTTTTCTCTAGGTAAATCTACCCCAGCTATTCTTGCCATGATCGCACCTCCTACACATAGTTTTTAGTGTTTAAAACTTCATATCATATATCAATCCTACGTCAGATTGTTCAACGATTTTAACGTTCTTTTGTTAACATCACAATATAGTATTATACTATAAAATTTAACAAAATACTAGTAATAATTTCTTATCCTTGTTTTTGCTTATGCTTTGGATTTTCACAGATAACCATTACTTTTCCTTTTCTTTTTATTACTTTGCATTTTTCACATATTGGTTTTACTGATGGTCTAACTTTCATTATTAATCCCTCCTTAGACTAAATATCAAGATAGTCTACTTCTTACGCCAAGTGATTCTTCCTCTTGTAAGGTCATATGGAGAAAGTTCAACATTCACCTTATCACCTTCAAGAATTCTTATGAAGTTCATTCTTAGCTTTCCAGAAATGTGGCATAATATCTCATGTCCATTTTCTAGTTTAACTTTAAACATAGCATTAGGTAAAGCTTCTGAAACTGTACCTTCTAATTCTATAACATCTTTTTTGGCCATTAACTAACCAGCCCTCCATTTCAATAAGTTAAATTATCTAATTTAACTTAGTAAGTTCAGCTCTTAAAAAAGAATCTGTAATCTCTTGTCCAGATACTACTCTTTTTCTAACTTCATCATTAATAAAATTATATTTTTTTAAGTGCTTAACTTTCTTTAACTTAGGTTTGTCAAGTTTTCTTTTCTTTCCATCAGCTATTAATACATATTCATTATTAATTATCTTGACTACGAAAAATAAATTTCCTTGATCTCGACCTAATGAAACCTTAACAACTTGACCTATACTTAAATTATCTGATAGCACTTTTTTCACCTACTTCTTAATTTACAACTTTGTCAATATCAAAGGTTCATGTTCAGTAATTGCTATCGTATGCTCATAATGAGCTGATTTTTTTCCATCTATTGTAACAGTCGTCCACCCATCTGATAGAGTCTTTACATGATAACGACCTGCATTAACCATTGGCTCTATAGCAACAACCATTCCTTCTCTAAGTCTTGGTCCTTTTCCTGGGAGTCCATAATTAGGTACCTGTGGATCTTCATGAAGATTTGCTCCAACTCCATGTCCTACCAAATCCCTAACTACTGAGAAACCATGTTTCTCAACGTGTGTTTGTACTGCGTGTGAGATATCCGAAAGTCTATATCCTAATTTAGCAAATTTTATTCCTTCATAGAAGCTTTCTCTAGTTACTTCTATTAATTTCCTATCTTCTTCAGATATCATGCCTACTCCATGAGTTTTCGCAGAATCACCATGATATCCTTTATAATAGGCTCCTATATCTAAGCTTACAATGTCTCCTTCCTTTAATAGAGTCTCACCTGGAATTCCATGTACAACTTCTCTATTGATAGAAGCACATATACTTCCTGGAAAACCTCCATATCCTTTAAAAGAAGGTTCAGCATTGTATTTTCTTATATTCTCTTCAGCTATTTTATCTAATTCTAAAGTAGATATTCCCGGAGAAATAGCTTTTCTTAAAACTTCATGAGTATCAGCAACAATTTTGCCTGCTTCTCTTAAAAGTTCTATTTCTTTCTTTGATTTCAAGATAATCATTTATTTTCCACTTCCTAAAGCTGCAACAATATCTTCAAATACTTTATCTATTGCTTGGTCACCTTTTATATCAGCTATTATACCTTGTTTGCTATAATAATCTACTAAAGGCTTAGTTTCATCTAGATAAACTTGTATTCTCTTAGATACAGTTTCTTCATTATCATCAGCTCTTTGATACAATTCTCCTTGGCATACATCACATACACCTTTTACTTTAGGAGGATTAAACTCAACATGATAAGTAGCTCCACAAGACTTGCATATTCTTCTACCAACTGCTCTAGATACTAATATGCTCTTATCAACTTCAATATTGACAACTTTATCCAGTACTATACCAGCATTTTTTAAGAATACATCTAAATGCTCACCTTGTGCTACATTTCTTGGAAATCCATCCAACATAAATCCATTTTTACAGTCTTCTTGAGATATTCTATCAGTAACTAAACCTACAGTTAACTCATCTGGTACTAATAAACCTTGGTCCATGTATTCTTTAGCTTTTTTTCCAAGTTCTGTTCCCTCTTTTATATTCTTTCTGAATATATCTCCTGTTGATATATGAGGTATATTGTATTTTTCTACTATTCCTGCCGCCTGAGTACCTTTACCAGCACCTGGAGGTCCAAGTAATATTATTCTCATATTATCCATCTCCATTTTATTTTAAGAAACCTTGATAGCTTCTCATAACTAAGTTTGACTCTAACTGTCTCTTAAGCTCCAAAGCAACCCCAACAACGATTAGCAATGAAGTTCCAGCTAGACTCATATTGACATTCATATAATGTGTTGTAAGAGCTGGTACCATAGCAATTATTGCTAAGAAAGTAGCTCCAGCTAAAGTTAATCTTGTTAAGATTCTATTTAAATAATCCATAGTAGGTTCACCTGGTCTAATACCTGGTATAAATCCACCATTATTTTTCATATTTTTAGATATATCTTCTGTATTGAATGATACAGTTGTATAAAAATATGAGAAGAAAATTATAAGTAGAATTTCAATTGATCTGTATGTCCAAAATCCTTGTTCTGTTGCCATACTTAAGTATTTTTGAACAAAAGCTTGAGCATCTGCCCCCATAAACATAGCTATTGTTTGTGGAAAAGCTAAAAGTGAACTAGCAAAAATTATAGGCATAACTCCTGATTGGTTAACTTTCATTGGTATATGAGAACTTTGTCCTCCATACATTTTTCTTCCAACAACTCTTTTAGCATATTGTACAGGTATCTTTCTAGTCGCTTCTTGTATAAATGTAACCCCTGTAACTGTAAGTAATATAACTACAATTAGAAGTATTATTACCCAAGGTGCAACTTGACCAGATTTAACTTGTTGTGCGATTTTAATAACATCTGTTGGTATTCTTGATATAATACCTGCAAATATTATTACTGAACTACCATTACCAATTCCTTTTTCGGTAATTTTGTCCCCAATCCACATTACTAACATACTTGCTGAAACTAATGTTATTACAACAGTTGTGATAAAAAACACACTATTTGATATTAAAGCACTTCTTACAATTCCTAATGTAATTCCCAAAGCTTGTACAACTGCTAGAG
This region includes:
- a CDS encoding energy-coupling factor transporter ATPase produces the protein MDNIIKVNNISFEYITDEAKLKAIDNLSLDVKKGEFVAIIGHNGSGKSTLSKNLNAILMPTEGNILIDGMDTKEEERLWDIRQTAGMVFQNPDNQIVATIVEEDVAFGPENLGIEPKEIRRIVEESLKSVGMYDLRGRQPHLLSGGQKQRVAIAGIIAMRPKCIIFDEATAMLDPSGRKEVMKTIKRLNKEENITVLHITHFMEEAVEADRVVVMEKGKKLLEGTPKEVFSKIEMLKEIGLDVPCMTELSSLLIEEGINISSDILTVDEMVMELCQL
- the rpsD gene encoding 30S ribosomal protein S4, translating into MARYTGASCRQCRREGMKLFLKGDRCYTDKCAIVKRNYAPGQHGQGRKKVSNYGLQLREKQKVKRIYGVLETQFRNLYERAENMPGKSGENLLSLLERRLDNVVYRMGLASSRKEARQLVTHGHFTLNGNKVDIASLTVKVGDVIEVKEKSRSSAKFKNLVEVNSRIAPKWLEANVEGMTAKVVGVPTREDIDLEIAEHLIIELYSK
- a CDS encoding energy-coupling factor transporter ATPase, with amino-acid sequence MSIIVKNLTHIYNEGMPFASKALDDVSFEIKDRDFVGLIGHTGSGKSTLIQHLNGLLKPSSGEIFINDFNITDKNLNLTEIRKRVGVVFQYPEYQLFEETIDKDIAFGPANLGLEEAEIHNRVKASMEAVGLDYEEFKDKSPFELSGGQKRRVAIAGVIAMNPEVLILDEPTAGLDPGGRDEIFNLIKNLHEKNNMTIILSSHSMDDMAKLAQTLIVMNHGKIEFMGTPRDVFKSNAIKLKEIGLDIPQVLELALKLREQGFDISEDILTLEEAKQEILRVVRGRGLC
- the rpsI gene encoding 30S ribosomal protein S9, which produces MANVQYYGTGRRKSSVARVRLVAGEGNILVNGRALENYFNYETLIRDVKQPLVLTGNENKYDVIVKVEGGGFTGQAGAIRHGISRALLKADLDLRPALKKEGFLTRDARMKERKKYGLKAARRAPQFSKR
- the rplM gene encoding 50S ribosomal protein L13 gives rise to the protein MKSYIAKPADVQRKWYLVDAEGKTLGRIATEIATVLRGKHKPTFTPHVDGGDFVVVVNAEKVVLSGKKLDQKYYRYHTGYVGGLKEISYRDMMDKKPEEVIAHAVNGMLPKNKLRSRMMTRLRVFAGAEHTHAAQNPEVLNFK
- the rplQ gene encoding 50S ribosomal protein L17, with product MAKYRKLGRETAHRNLMLRNLVTCLLRSGRIETTVTRAKETRRMAEKMITLAKRGDLHARRQVLAYVMDETVVNNLFTDLAPKYAERNGGYTRIIKIGPRKGDAAEMAFIELV
- the rpsK gene encoding 30S ribosomal protein S11 codes for the protein MAKPKKKVTRVRRRERKNIERGHAHIQSTFNNTIITLTDVHGNAISWASSGQLGFKGSRKSTPFASQMAAETAAKAAMEHGLKSVEVFVKGPGSGREAAIRALQATGLEVTMIKDVTPIPHNGCRPPKRRRV
- a CDS encoding energy-coupling factor transporter transmembrane protein EcfT, which gives rise to MLKDITIGQYYPTSSAIHKLDPRIKLVATIVFMVSIFVVNKFWPYMIVLLCLLGMIKLANIPVKYIVKGVKPLKWIILFTFIINIFFLPGDEIWSFGFLTITSQGLRQAIFMAIRLIFLVIGTSLLTLTTSPIELTDGIERLLNPFKKIGLPVHELAMMMTIALRFIPTLLDETDKIMKAQMSRGADFESKNLINRAKNLVPLLVPLFVSAFRRADELAMAMEARCYRGGHNRTKMRESVIVKADYIACVFQVIYLGLIIATRFIAI
- a CDS encoding DNA-directed RNA polymerase subunit alpha yields the protein MIEIEKPKVDIVELSEDYRYGKFVIEPLERGYGITIGNALRRILLSSLPGVAVNAIKIDGVLHEFSTIPGVKEDVTEIILTLKELSATIDGEGSRTLKIEAQGPCSITGSDIICPPDVEILSKDLAIATLDDNAKFNMEIFVDKGRGYVSAEENKTENVPIGVLPVDSIYTPVEKVSYHVENTRVGQKTDYDKLVLEVWTNGSINPQEGISLAAKVLVEHLNLFIDLTEHVSSVEIMVEKEEDQKEKVLEMTIEELDLSVRSYNCLKRAGINTVEELANKSEDDMMKVRNLGKKSLEEVIQKLEELGLGLKPSEE
- the cwlD gene encoding N-acetylmuramoyl-L-alanine amidase CwlD; translated protein: MRKYIKHIIFSFVMVCLVIVSIFEVKNISEDVIKYMPITNKTIILDAGHGGIDPGALNKDKSTSEKDINLAITLKLRELIESSGGLVILTREDDSSLYKEENNKTTRQKYNENLKNRKEIISNSNANMFVSIHLNAFEQSKYYGAQTFYPKDKQDSKELSKCIQEELKRVVDKTNNREVKPRDDIYLLKENNIPSVLIECGFLSNEKECKLLTDETYQEKIAWAIYIGIQKYLS
- the truA gene encoding tRNA pseudouridine(38-40) synthase TruA, coding for MRNIKITIQYDGRNYCGWQKQPDSLGIQGTIEKAIYEIMNEEVKLIGSGRTDSGVHALAQTANFKISSSISIESVPMALNAKLPKDISVIEACEVNDDFHSRYSAKGKTYKYLIYNSKFRHPILNSISYQVKYELDFEKMCIESKSLLGTHDFKGFMSSGSSVKDTIRTIYDINIKKTDDLITLEISGDGFLYNMVRIIVGTLVDIGRGRINESFLDIIESKNRSRCGHTAPAQGLFLKKVHY